TAATGAACACTGGGAGGACGTGGAATGGTTTAGCATCAATGCAACATAATAGGACTATTAATCTATCCTTAAAAGTCCTACGATCATTCAGGTTGCTTGGCCTATTCATTTCTCTACAACCCTCACTGCTTAATTCCCCTCACCTAAAATCTTGATCTTTTAAGTGTTCTGAAGGAACAAACCCTGGGCTTATTCCAGAGAGGCGAACATGGCAAAACATTCGCCCATGATCCAAGCCTAATCAAACCACaacttaaaaattcttttcaaaagACAGAAATCATAAAAGACAGCCCATGCAGCTGCTAACAGGGTTTTCCTGCTAAGCATATtagtttagattttgttttcaaTACCAACAGCCAGACCTCATACGTGTTTACTCCAAGGTACAATCTGTTGAATCTACCAGATAAAGCCTGTCTTGTCTGTTGCTAGGATCTTCAACATCTCAGGGGCTTCTGGAGTGGAAAGGACACTTAccactattttgttttgtttaatattcattttttaaagcttttacaTTGATTAAGCacaatttctcaaatatttaaacaCTATTGTACAACTAATAAGTCAAACTACACATTTTATGAACCAATTTCCTCAAATATCTAAATGCTGGTTTCAAATGTAGTCAAAGTCTTCCAAACATTTCAATAAAGCTACAAAATTTATATGACAAATTCTCTTGAATGAAAATGCACATGTTACAGTGACTGAAAGTTATTGGTACACCCATATTTAAGTCCACTTCAAAAATAGCAACcctatgctttcatttatttctctctacTTAAAAGTTCACCTTACAAGAGTGATAATAGTCGtcttacagaaaagaaaaggtcCACTGAGTTTACAGGTTCCAGGTCATGAGAGATTCTTGCTCAGAACATTGTTTCCCCAGGTGACCAGAACCCACACTGGCATTTGTTAAGCTGTGTCACACACTTATCAAGGTCAAGTTCCCTCGCAGCCTCAAAGGGCCTTGTCATGCACACACCTGTGTCACACCCAAGTCTAGTCTCAGGAGAGCCCTCCTCAAATTGCTATTTACTGCATAACAGCCATTAGCATCTCATTGTAATTAGAATAAAGCAGAGCTTTACCTCCTAAGAGAAAGGAGTGCTGTCAGCTGAGCCACCCTCCTACGGAAGCACCATCTTCTAACACAGTTTTGATAACTCTTTCTATTTTGTGTGACTATGGTGCAACTCCTACTTCTCCCCAAAGGATGTGGTGTGCTCACACTTCCCTGACTCCATGCTTGTCTTTGAGCAGAGATAGAAAAACCCATATCCATATTCCATGTACAGATTTATACttaataggaaaaaacaaaatactcaTTTATGTTAAATTGCCTCTacttataaaaatggaaattgattTGAAAATGCAACATGGTCTATTAATAGTTAGAATTCTTTTGCTTTTAGAACTACTTtagattcattcatttgctcattctttcaacaaatactcaTTGCCCATTATAAGTAAGACAGCATACTAGCTCCTATGGTAGAAATTTCATGTTCCTCCCTTTCTGATTCTCCTCTCCTAGTTAGTTATATGAGAAGATTCTTCTCTGCCCTCCTCCACTGGTAAGGCCATGTGACTAACTTTGGCCTCTGGGTTAAATGTCTCTTTCTGGTAGGAACAGTTAATTGCCAGCATGGGACCCTCCAACTGTCCATTCTCCCTGCTGCCATATCAGTTCCAGATGCAGGGGTCCCCTGAATCCCAGAGTGAGGGTGTCACAGACAGAGCCCCCTGCTGCCCTGAGATGGACATGTAGCATGAGTGTGAAATCCACCTTGCTTGTTTTTAACTTCTGAGATATGAGGATTGTCTGTTACCGCAGTATAACCCAGTCCTAACTGTCACACTTCTAGTGCAGAGGGGATGCAGGGGATTAATAAGTCATGGTTCCTGTTTTACAAGCCCTTGTAGTGTAGTAAGGGAGATAAAACTGGTACCCAAAGATCCCTGAAGCATAGAATAGAATATGATAAATGGCAGAACTGAGGTACATACATAAGGCCAGGAGAGTTAACAAAAAGAATCTTATCTAGAACGGGTGGAGATGGAGTAGGACTCGAGTGTGTTCCAGATGGTAATAACAGCAGAAGCAATAACATGGAGTGTAGAGTAACAGGGGGAATAGTGAGGGATGAATCTGAAAGGCAGGTGGGGCCCAGATGATAGGGGCCTCAAAGACTAGACTGAGGATTTTAAACCCTGGAAGGTTTGGGGGGCTGGAAAAGACATTACTAGGGTTCTTCTCTACAAACTTAATCTGGTAGTGCTTAGAAAGAGGAATTGGAGAAAAGAAATACTAGACATTTGGATGCAGAATAAGAAGCTATATTGCATTTGGTTCATTATCAAATACCCTAAAAATGTGCATATGCTTTGATCCTGCAATTCTGTTTTatgaatttatcttacagaaataaTTAAGAATGTATATGATTAATGTAGTTATAGGGGTGGTTCCTCAAAGGCATGCTTATAAAAGTGAAAGAAGTAGCCTAGATATTGAATAATAGGGGGTTGATTGAGGAAATAAATGACATAGCCATAGAAtagaatttacatttattaataattctttgtaaagGTCTATTTATTGATATAACCAAATATTTATGATATGCAGTAACTTACCAGACTGTATTGCATAATgattctaaacacacacacatacatacacacccacaTAAGGGGGTGTATATAGCAAAATATTAACTGATTGTTTCTAAGCGGTGGGATTCTTTTTTTGCCTACCTGATTTTTCTGAAGTATCTACAATGAACATGTGTAATTTGTGAAattgaaaaatgtattcattcaagAAGTTTTTAAGGCTGTTTTCATAGGCTATGAGTAAATGTGCTTGGGAATAAAAAGGAGGGACAAATGTGAGAAACAATTCCAGGCAACAATTACCAGAACTAGGCCATTGATTAGTGAGAAAAGGCAAGCAAGGAAGAGGGATCACGGGCGACTGCTTTGAATAGTGGATGACATTTTATAAAgacaaagatttttctttttaaaggaaaatagcaCAAGCTTACCTCCTAGCACATGCACAAATATCCTTCATCTCTTCTGTCCTTGACTGAGTCTGACCATCTCTACTGCTCTTTGTCCTCCGGATGGTCCTTGCGGAGTCCCTGGCTTGTGCTGACAAGACCTTTGTGTCTCTTATTGGCTGCTCACTCCTGGGcactgaacaaacaaaactgaagaaaatgcagtatttaaaaaaattagcgaACAGACCACCTAATTGTTAGCCCCACAAAGTAATTGGTAGCTTTGTTAAATGTCACTGTTTAATTTTTATGTCAGCATTGTCAGCTCATTTAAAGCatagatcttttttttaaatagaccaCTACCTGGTAGGGAGGATGAGGGAAAATGTTAATTAATTAGAGGTTAGACATTGATAAAATCTTTTATTTAGACATAATATCTCTGAAACAATAACTAAGTCAATGTGAAAACTCCATTCCatttacacaaaatatttttgcaagTACATGCCACAGAAAAAAGTGATCATAAAATCACTAACGTTATAATATACaatctgtgccaggcactctgctaaggCCTTTACacgtattatctcatttaattcttacaataaccatctgaggtagatactattattatctgtattttacaggtgagaaatgaaagcacagagaaattaagtaacttgctcaaggtcacacagctagtaagtgatagtGACCTACCTCAAAACTACCAGTTTAaataagattaaattaaaaagtacacCCATGAGGTGTGTAAGATATCATACAGCTGCTGCAGGGGAATGTACAAAGACTTTTcctttgagaaattaaaaatctAGACATACATCATAAATTGTTAAACATGAGAATTAAACAAACATTCCAGGAGCTCTTTTTAAAAGCCTACAGATGTACCAAAGAATGGTTTAACTTTATTCAACTTTCTGCTTAACAAGTTTACATTATACTGTATTAATGAACACACATAATGTTTAAGCTCATCATTGTTAAAATTTTCCCTGGCAGCTAACTATTTCAACAGAAAGTAATGCTTATACAACAGCCAAAGAGTATGCACATGAGGTTGAAGCACCAACGCATACCAATGGCATCCTGGATTAACTGAGGGCATTTTTGGACCAGCATATTGCACCCACTCTTTGGCTCCACCTTAGCCCAGTTCTCTGTTCCCACTGTTACTCATCACGGAAAGGCATCCCCTCACCGTAGGGATTTTAGGCACATCCTGGCAGCCATCTGCAAAGGGCCCTTTATCCTTGCATAGTTGCTCTCCTTGATGTGGATGATCAACTATCTCAGAGATAATTCGGTTAGTGAGACCCATGTTACTTGATGAAATAAATAACCTAAATTGATGAAACTGATTGATGGCTTTGTAACCCCTGAAAAAACTTCATTGAAAAAATTAATGTGACTCCTTGGACCTGAAATCGTCGGCTGAATAACtaatcttttcattcatttttccacCAATTATTTTGGCATCCTTTAAAGGTAGTCAGAAGATAAATGCTACccaatttccttgtttttcatttttcttggcctCTCTGTGAGGATGTGGATGTAAATGTCAGTTTGTACAAAATGGAGCTGGctgaaaatgtttactttttatgAGGGTAAGGACATATATTTCTTGCATTAGCTCCTTTCAATTATGgtaaaaaatttttcaatatttcataGGAGGTAGTGACTTTTTGGCTGCTGTATGAGTTAAGGTAACACTAACCTCTGTTATAGATAATTCTCCCAAATCTCAGCAACTTAATCCaatggaagtttatttctcaATCACATGAAGTTGATCACTGGCAGGGTCCCAGACTGATGGAGGCTCTACCAGCCAACAGAGAGCAAGGACAACGGGACAGGCAGCTTTTAGAAGCCCTGTCTGGGAGTGACACACAGCGCTTTGTCCCATTTCATTGACCAGAACTTAAGGCCTTCCTAGAGCTGTGGGAAGTGAGGAGGTGCCCTTTGGCAGGCCAGCCTCTTTCCAACAACTGCATACCATAGAAAGGGAGCATGTATTTTTTGGTGAAGGATAGCTAGCCACCTCTGCTATAAGGGCGAAGTCTTGAGAAattgtattttagaaagagtaACCTCCGACCGGGTCTTTTTATATAAATACTTTGTGAAGCTTACCTAAAGTGACAAATTTCAGTAAAACAAATTAAATCAGTGTCTAttgattgagcacctactatgtgtacATCTCTTGATAAATCCCATGGAAAAGTTGGGGATGGGTGGGTAGCTATCAAGATGAATGAAACATGGTTTGTCTCTCCAGGAAGCATGGCAAGACAATGAACTTTTGTGTACATTACATACAATCCATAAATGTGATTTAAAACATACTTCttctagaaaaaaaggaaaatgtttgcaaaaagaatatttgttttcttgtctgATTAAACATTTTCACTGtaggaaaatttggaaaatacactGTACAAATCCAAAAAATCCTTTAAATGTCCCTAATCCTATCACACAGAAGCAATCATTGAATATTTTTCCTGTTGATATTATACATatctatatttaaatattgtGAGGATAAATGTCAAAGCATTGAAATTAAACACATCAGTTGACCTATATTCACATATTTGTAATCATGAAGAAATTCAAGTGAGAATGCCAAAATAAACTGTTTTTCTGCACTGGTAGCTGGAACACCAGGGGTCATGATTTATCACTGAGAGAGACGGAAGGTACAACAGCTACACCAACTTTTAAGCATCTAACAAGTGAAAGCATCCTGCTGCAAAAATAATCACCATAAAAATGCATTGAAATCCCCTACATTTATTCGACATATGGTGTGTGCAAGGACTACCAGAACACATTTTAGGAGAAATGGTGCAAAGGGCTGGGGGTATTAGGAGAACTTCTGGCAGTAATAACTGTCCAAAGGCAATTAAGCTCAGTCAGGAGCTCCCCTACACTGGAAGTGCTGGAGAAGCTGGGAGATTCATACTCTGAAATGCTGAAGAGGAGATCTAAAGAGATTGGACAGCAGATGGATGCTCCAGTCTTTTCCCACCTACACTGCATAGATATACCTCATACATGGCTACCCACATGCTCCCTGCAAAGCAGCTCTGGAACAGATCTTATTTGAGCTGTTTGGGATTACACATCTGTGATAAAACTGGTGTAATCAGAAGATCTCCTGGTTAGCTGGTTGGCCAGAAACGGGGCTTTCCTGGCTCTGAGGGAGTAAGGAGTTAGCGCATCATTACTGGCACTCCAGGGACACCCTTCCCCCACTTTAATGGGGAGCAGGAGTGGAAGGGAAGGTGGAAAGTGGAAGCAGAGAACCAAGAAGATAGATGTCCAGAGTTGAAAGGTGACAGAAGCCACAGGTGTCTTCTCAGGAGGCTCAGAAGTAACCCCAATGCCTGTAAAGGGCTGGTCTGCGGACCATACACTCCTTTCTCTGTTTGGCggcctcccttctctgcccccaccctctCTTATTCCAGGTCTGGCTGCAGCAGAATAGTCCGAATTCATCTTGGTTCTTTCCAATTTGAGCCATCGACACCCAGGTGACACCGTATGGAAGGCATCTTACGAAAAGATAGTTCTTTGCCATGTCATTAATTACGATTCACTCAACAGCTGCACCTTCTGACCGCTTACATCAGATTAGAGGAACTCTTCAACTCTGAATGCTGAGAAAAGTAATGGTCTGTAAATTATGCCATCACGTAGGCAAAAATCATCTGACTAGTCATAGCATTTTGACTTAATTGACCATTGACGTTAAAGAATTTTGTTCACCTCCCCCTTCTTGTCCACTCCTCAGCCAACTCACCTTAGCCgttgtgaaaacaaaacaaaactccgcCATGGCTTTGAAATAAAATTGCATTATAAACAATTGGTAGGTGTGTTTCACCTAAAAGTGATCTGAGCAAGTGCCACAGAGTAAGTAGACGACCACCGAAGTTGTGAAGTATTTCCTGTCCTGACCAGGGTTGCGTTTCTGGAGAATATTTAACAGGGAGAATTTTAATGCTTTTCAAGATGTTGAAACTAAAGAACAAATATTGACCCAGAGGGCACCACAACTCTCctgaaaaagagtaaaatacatcctttataaaatgaaaaactatttgGCTGAAATGTTCCCCAACCCCCTGCACAACAGGGCCTCAGAGGGCGGAGGGGCAGCAGGCGGCATCGCAGTTGCTCTGTCGCCCTGGGAGGCCACGGCCGTCCGCCAGGCCGACGGGAGCACCGAGCCAGAGCGAGCGGGCCCCGAGGGCCCCCCCAGGCCGCAGCTGGCAGCCGCTGGCACAAGTGCCGGGGAGCCAGGCCAGGGCCTGTTCCCGCGGATCGAGGCCACCCCGCACGGCAGCCCCACCGAGCCCCGGGCGGCTCTGGAGGTGAGGCTGTCGCCCAAAAGGACCCTCCCAGCGCCCCGGCGGCGGTGAGTCAGGGCGCGTTATGCAAGTGCCGGCCCGCCGGCCCCCGGCGCCCCCGCCCCCCCAACCGCGGTCTTTCACCCCCGCGCGGTTACGAAAGCGCGACCCCCTCCCCCCCGGGGCTATAAAGCGGCCGCGCGGCCCCCGCGGCGCGCTCGCCTCCCTGGCTCCCGCGCGCCCGGACGCCGCGGCCGGCCTGCGCGCATCTCGGGTGGTGAGCGGCGGGCGGCGGccgggcgggggcggcggcggcagggGGCGGGCGGGCCGGGCTGTCCGGCGCTCACCGCGCGCGGTTCCCGCAGGGCGGACTCGGGCGAGATGGAGTGGGTGTGGGCGCTCGTGCTGCTGGCGGCGCTGGGCAGCGCCCGGGCGGAGCGCGACTGCCGGGTGAGCAGCTTCCGAGTCAAGGAGAACTTCGACAAGGCTCGCGTAGGTATCGGCGCGGGGGCCCCGGGGGTCGCCGGGCCCCCGCCTTCTCCACTCCCGGCGGCCGGCAGCGCGGACACCCAACCTGTCCCCATCTTCGCCGCAGTTCTCCGGGACCTGGTACGCCATGGCCAAGAAAGACCCCGAGGGCCTCTTTCTGCAGGACAACATCATCGCCGAGTTCTCCGTGGACGAGAGTGGCCAGATGAGTGCCACGGCCAAGGGCCGAGTCCGTCTTCTGAAGTCAGTAGCCTTCGGGCGGCAGAGCCCTTTGCACTGCAGGGTCCCCCTGGCTGAGCGCCAAACTCTCACcggggagggaagggagcagcGGGTGCGGTGGAGGGAGGTAGCGCGTGGCCAGGCCTGGCTCAGGATCCCCTTGGCTTTTGCAGTAACTGGGACGTGTGCGCAGACATGGTGGGCACCTTCACAGACACTGAGGACCCTGCCAAGTTCAAGATGAAGTACTGGGGCGTAGCATCCTTTCTCCAGAAAGGAAGTGAGTAGTCAGCTCGGTGGGACTGTCTCAGGGGCTGGAGGGCATACCTGGCTAAAGCGCTCGGTTTCTTCTCTAGTGGCACCCTTGGAAAGAAGCAGGACCCCTCAGCAGGGCCTGAGGTTAAGGGGGTGAGATTGGGACTAGCTTGGGCCCCTCTGTGCTTCCACCCCTTCCCTCAGCTCAAAAACTTGGCCCAACATTAAAAGGACCTTTGAGCTTGTCAAGTGGACTCCTCCTG
The genomic region above belongs to Manis javanica isolate MJ-LG chromosome 7, MJ_LKY, whole genome shotgun sequence and contains:
- the RBP4 gene encoding retinol-binding protein 4, with protein sequence MEWVWALVLLAALGSARAERDCRVSSFRVKENFDKARFSGTWYAMAKKDPEGLFLQDNIIAEFSVDESGQMSATAKGRVRLLNNWDVCADMVGTFTDTEDPAKFKMKYWGVASFLQKGNDDHWIIDTDYDTYAVQYSCRLLNLDGTCADSYSFVFARNPNGLPPEVQKIVRQRQEELCLARQYRLIMHNGYCDGRLA